In Nonomuraea sp. NBC_00507, the following are encoded in one genomic region:
- a CDS encoding acetyl-CoA synthetase encodes MDPRTPCLIGIAQRTIREQPGPEPLDLWEAVARDAAADARLPVERLDSIQIVYSDSWQYDSPVGRLAGRLGAAPRHRAYSKVSGTAPQLLIGAAAAGIAAGEFDSALVAGAEALATRRAYRLAGEHVPWSHPADPKPPYGWERPPHPAELAHGLFLPVHTYAIMETARRAALGISIEEEMRDRGRMMAPMTEVAAANPHAWRRTVRTPSELARGDRFVGWPYTRSTVAVLEVDQAAAVVLASTRLADRLGVPAAQRVYLRGWAYGEDTWEVAARPALGASQAIPRVAEAAFERAGLGLGDMDAIDLYSCFAIALRQACDAIGLDPLERRGLTVTGGLPYAGGPASDYVLHSTATMAGLLRAQSGHGLVTGVGMHLTKHTYAVWSSEPGGRLGDAAPVFVAKGVPIVGAYEGPAVVAGYTVAHGRDGGAERGILVVDLPGGGGRAHAVVEGAELLADAEGRELVGEEVQLTTDGKANVAAW; translated from the coding sequence ATGGATCCACGCACCCCCTGTCTCATCGGCATCGCGCAACGCACCATTCGCGAGCAGCCCGGTCCTGAGCCGCTCGACCTGTGGGAGGCGGTCGCCCGCGATGCCGCCGCCGACGCCCGGCTTCCCGTGGAGCGGCTCGACTCGATCCAGATCGTTTACAGCGACTCCTGGCAGTACGACTCACCGGTAGGCCGCCTCGCCGGGCGCCTCGGCGCCGCGCCCCGCCACCGGGCGTACTCCAAGGTCAGCGGTACGGCCCCGCAGCTGCTCATCGGCGCGGCGGCGGCCGGGATCGCGGCGGGGGAGTTCGACTCGGCGCTCGTGGCGGGGGCCGAGGCGCTGGCCACGCGGCGGGCGTACCGGCTGGCGGGCGAGCACGTGCCGTGGAGCCATCCTGCCGACCCCAAGCCGCCGTACGGGTGGGAGCGCCCGCCGCATCCCGCCGAGCTGGCGCACGGGCTGTTTCTGCCGGTGCACACGTACGCGATCATGGAGACGGCGCGGCGGGCGGCGCTCGGGATCTCCATCGAGGAGGAGATGCGCGACCGGGGGCGGATGATGGCGCCGATGACCGAGGTGGCCGCCGCGAACCCGCACGCGTGGCGCCGGACCGTCCGCACACCGTCGGAGCTCGCGCGTGGCGATCGTTTCGTCGGCTGGCCCTACACCAGGAGCACCGTGGCCGTGCTGGAGGTGGACCAGGCGGCGGCGGTCGTCCTGGCCAGCACGCGACTGGCCGACCGGCTCGGGGTGCCCGCGGCGCAGCGGGTGTACCTGCGGGGGTGGGCGTACGGCGAGGACACGTGGGAGGTGGCGGCGCGGCCCGCGCTGGGCGCGTCCCAGGCCATCCCGCGGGTCGCGGAGGCCGCCTTCGAGCGGGCCGGACTGGGGCTCGGTGACATGGACGCGATCGACCTCTACAGCTGCTTCGCGATCGCGTTGCGGCAGGCGTGCGACGCGATCGGGCTCGATCCGCTGGAGCGGCGCGGGCTGACGGTGACCGGTGGGCTGCCGTACGCGGGCGGGCCGGCCAGTGACTACGTCCTGCACTCGACCGCCACGATGGCGGGGCTCCTGCGGGCGCAGTCGGGGCATGGGCTGGTGACCGGGGTGGGGATGCACCTGACCAAGCACACGTACGCGGTGTGGTCGAGCGAGCCGGGCGGGCGACTGGGGGACGCGGCGCCGGTGTTCGTGGCCAAGGGGGTGCCGATCGTGGGCGCCTACGAGGGGCCGGCCGTGGTCGCGGGGTACACGGTGGCGCACGGGCGGGACGGCGGTGCCGAGAGGGGGATCCTCGTGGTGGATCTTCCTGGTGGTGGCGGGCGGGCGCATGCGGTGGTGGAGGGGGCTGAGCTGCTGGCGGATGCCGAGGGCCGGGAACTGGTGGGGGAGGAGGTGCAGCTGACGACGGATGGGAAGGCCAATGTGGCTGCGTGGTGA
- a CDS encoding DUF6104 family protein, with protein MYFTDRGIEELVERRGEEEVSLLWLGERLREFVDLNPEFEIPVERLATWLARLDDEDDE; from the coding sequence ATGTACTTCACCGATCGGGGGATCGAGGAACTCGTCGAACGGCGGGGTGAGGAAGAGGTCAGCCTGCTGTGGCTGGGTGAGCGGCTGCGCGAGTTCGTGGACCTCAACCCCGAGTTCGAGATCCCGGTCGAGCGCCTGGCCACGTGGCTGGCGCGGCTCGACGACGAGGACGACGAGTAA
- a CDS encoding PadR family transcriptional regulator, translating into MSPVFGHGRLRLYLLKLLEESPRHGYEVIRLLQDRFLGVYSPSPGTIYPRLARLEEEGLVTHEVVEGKKVFSITDKGRDELNARLDELDDLEQEISASVRDIAREVKEDVRDTVRSLRDELTRMAKDVRTGAKEDDRRLRQQQKEDLKRLREQQKRQWTEHAYQWQGQGERLAGEWRRIWTEVWATLGGEAPSRADLDAELGELLADFVAQARQEASQARLTPEMLAELRQTLDDAGRRIRDILEP; encoded by the coding sequence ATGAGCCCTGTATTCGGTCACGGCCGGCTCCGGCTGTACCTGCTCAAGCTGCTGGAGGAGAGCCCGCGCCACGGTTACGAGGTGATCAGGCTGCTCCAGGACCGCTTCCTCGGCGTCTACTCGCCCTCCCCCGGCACGATCTACCCACGCCTGGCCCGCCTGGAGGAGGAGGGCCTGGTGACGCATGAGGTGGTCGAGGGCAAGAAGGTGTTCTCGATCACCGACAAGGGCCGCGACGAGCTGAACGCCCGCCTCGACGAGCTCGACGACCTGGAACAGGAGATCTCCGCCTCGGTTCGCGACATCGCCCGCGAGGTCAAGGAGGACGTCCGCGACACGGTCAGGTCCCTGCGCGACGAGCTGACGCGGATGGCCAAGGACGTGCGCACCGGCGCCAAAGAGGACGACAGGCGGCTCAGGCAGCAGCAGAAGGAGGACCTCAAGCGGCTGCGGGAGCAGCAGAAGCGGCAGTGGACGGAGCACGCCTACCAGTGGCAGGGGCAGGGTGAGCGGCTGGCCGGCGAGTGGCGCAGGATCTGGACGGAGGTCTGGGCCACGCTCGGCGGCGAGGCGCCCAGCCGCGCCGATCTCGATGCCGAGCTGGGCGAGCTGCTGGCCGACTTCGTCGCCCAGGCCCGGCAGGAGGCCTCGCAGGCCCGGCTGACGCCGGAGATGCTGGCCGAGCTGCGTCAGACGCTCGACGACGCCGGCCGCCGCATCCGCGACATCCTCGAGCCCTGA
- a CDS encoding oxygenase MpaB family protein → MDVEPFGPGSMHWDTAGEYRNLLVAGSALVLQTMHPAVGAAVAEHSTYKDDPWGRLTRTLESVQKWVYGDGPAEGERLRRMHSTIGGVDEQGRPYHALNGEAWAWVHLSLFERFIALNRSFGTPLTVAQERRFYAESRQLGAILKVPEREMPADLDAFWHYFDDMVADRLEAHPTALEVLSVLRGTPAPPGLPRPLRRLWTPVGVGSGEFNHFVTVGTLPPAVRAKLGLRWTAREERRLRHLGHAVAVLTPRLPERLRYMPIAYHARKAARISRRLERQLRSA, encoded by the coding sequence ATGGACGTTGAGCCCTTCGGCCCGGGTTCGATGCACTGGGACACCGCGGGCGAATATCGCAATCTGCTCGTCGCCGGAAGCGCGCTGGTGCTGCAGACGATGCATCCGGCGGTCGGCGCGGCCGTGGCCGAGCACTCCACCTACAAGGACGACCCGTGGGGGCGGCTCACCCGCACGCTGGAGTCCGTGCAGAAATGGGTGTACGGCGACGGGCCGGCCGAGGGCGAGCGGCTCCGGCGGATGCACAGCACGATCGGCGGCGTGGACGAGCAGGGTCGGCCCTACCACGCGCTGAACGGCGAGGCGTGGGCCTGGGTGCACCTGTCGTTGTTCGAGCGCTTCATCGCGCTCAACCGCTCTTTCGGCACGCCCCTCACCGTTGCGCAGGAACGCCGGTTCTACGCCGAGTCGCGGCAGCTCGGGGCCATCCTGAAGGTGCCCGAGCGGGAGATGCCGGCCGACCTGGACGCGTTCTGGCACTACTTCGACGACATGGTGGCCGACCGGCTGGAGGCCCACCCGACCGCGCTGGAGGTGTTGTCGGTCCTGCGCGGCACCCCGGCGCCTCCAGGGCTCCCCAGGCCGCTGCGCCGGCTGTGGACGCCCGTGGGGGTGGGGTCGGGGGAGTTCAACCACTTCGTGACCGTCGGCACCCTGCCGCCGGCCGTACGCGCGAAGCTGGGGCTGCGATGGACGGCCCGGGAGGAGCGGCGGCTGCGGCATCTCGGGCACGCGGTGGCGGTGCTGACGCCGCGCCTGCCCGAACGCCTGCGTTACATGCCGATCGCCTACCACGCGCGCAAGGCCGCACGGATCTCCCGCCGCCTCGAGCGCCAGCTCCGCTCCGCGTAG
- a CDS encoding trypsin-like serine peptidase, with translation MFSRARRIAIPLAGLVAIGLAAGPLSGAAASATAPSDVISKNAATPAEQAIQFWTPDRIKLATDHDDGLDLTSKGVRGSNDTPDGPPGSVPPIGEEKTKAKKSKHVNLPNTVGRVFFTLPKADPRNPKNWRYCSASSVQSKYRNLVATSGHCVYDTSKNTFYDNWIFIPSYWDGDKVWEGKAPYGIYAAKTFNAHDDFVVKEDYDFDYAFVNVYNGIKVKWEKVNGRWQWTVKNVGRLGDNVGGQGFTWNRSTKLNVFSFGYPAGEHPDGDKPYTGRTMKFCYGKTKPMPEARKYNLQEHIGFKCSFTAGASGGPFLYNYKSASRTGYLVGVNSVAWDTDGNDRYDHISSPYFNGDTYKVYKAAANRWTGNMP, from the coding sequence ATGTTTTCCCGAGCAAGGCGCATCGCGATCCCACTGGCCGGCCTCGTGGCCATCGGGCTGGCCGCGGGACCCCTCAGCGGCGCCGCGGCGAGCGCGACGGCACCCTCCGACGTGATCTCCAAGAACGCCGCCACCCCCGCCGAGCAGGCGATCCAGTTCTGGACGCCGGACCGCATCAAGCTGGCCACCGACCACGACGACGGCCTGGACCTGACCTCGAAGGGCGTCAGGGGCAGCAACGACACCCCCGACGGCCCTCCCGGCTCCGTGCCGCCGATCGGCGAGGAGAAGACGAAGGCCAAGAAGAGCAAGCACGTCAACCTGCCGAACACCGTCGGCCGCGTTTTCTTCACGCTGCCGAAGGCCGACCCGCGTAACCCGAAGAACTGGCGTTACTGCTCGGCCAGCTCGGTGCAGAGCAAGTACCGCAACCTCGTGGCCACGTCCGGCCACTGCGTGTACGACACCAGCAAGAACACCTTCTACGACAACTGGATCTTCATTCCGTCGTACTGGGACGGCGACAAGGTCTGGGAGGGCAAGGCGCCCTACGGCATTTACGCCGCCAAGACGTTCAACGCGCACGACGACTTCGTGGTGAAGGAGGACTACGACTTCGACTACGCGTTCGTCAACGTCTACAACGGCATCAAGGTCAAGTGGGAGAAGGTCAACGGCCGGTGGCAGTGGACGGTCAAGAACGTCGGCCGGCTCGGTGACAACGTCGGCGGCCAGGGCTTCACCTGGAACCGGAGCACGAAGCTGAACGTGTTCTCGTTCGGCTACCCGGCGGGCGAGCACCCCGACGGCGACAAGCCGTACACCGGCCGCACGATGAAGTTCTGCTACGGCAAGACCAAGCCGATGCCCGAGGCCAGGAAGTACAACCTGCAGGAGCACATCGGGTTCAAGTGCTCCTTCACCGCCGGCGCCAGCGGCGGACCGTTCCTCTACAACTACAAGAGCGCGTCGCGCACCGGCTACCTCGTCGGCGTGAACAGCGTCGCGTGGGACACCGACGGCAACGACCGCTACGACCACATCTCGTCGCCTTACTTCAACGGCGACACGTACAAGGTCTACAAGGCCGCCGCCAACCGGTGGACCGGCAACATGCCGTGA
- a CDS encoding trypsin-like serine peptidase translates to MKRILLPTGGAVLVTGLLAAGLTGTAQAEPDVAHDPMARNTSEAASVASFWLASNGAALRAATQYTWDSNEVRKVVSKGSADPDGRPGTTAPTGETKSTARAQNVNLPKSIGKVFFVDASGKFRWCSATSIQSNYRNLVATAGHCVYDTDKDTALLDNWVFVPGYYKGRAPWGIYVGKQAFTHYDFDVYEDYDRDYAFVTVYNGILFNGVKQVDRRDFERFTGPKRRWGGHYYILLSKDAGRLGDNVGGQGFAWNQPTGKAVRAFGYPAAPQPDGDKPYSGVTPKHCYGKTTAKMVGAPWLKIEEHIGLKCAVTPGFDGGSWLLNYSNGKRLGYVNGVTSTFADQDGNDRVDYITSPYFDGDTAAVYNAAKNVWSGKIVGPNGELYK, encoded by the coding sequence TTGAAGCGAATCCTTCTTCCCACCGGTGGTGCCGTTCTGGTCACCGGTCTGCTCGCGGCCGGCCTGACCGGCACCGCGCAGGCCGAGCCTGACGTCGCCCATGACCCCATGGCCCGCAACACGTCCGAAGCCGCCTCCGTCGCCTCCTTCTGGCTGGCGTCGAACGGCGCCGCTCTTCGCGCCGCGACGCAGTACACCTGGGACTCGAACGAGGTGCGGAAGGTCGTCTCCAAGGGCAGCGCCGACCCCGACGGCCGGCCCGGCACCACGGCCCCGACCGGTGAGACGAAGTCCACCGCTCGGGCCCAGAACGTCAACCTGCCGAAGAGCATCGGCAAGGTCTTCTTCGTCGACGCCTCCGGCAAGTTCCGCTGGTGCTCGGCCACCTCCATCCAGTCGAACTACCGCAACCTGGTCGCCACCGCGGGCCACTGCGTGTACGACACGGACAAGGACACGGCGCTCCTGGACAACTGGGTCTTCGTGCCCGGCTACTACAAGGGCAGGGCCCCGTGGGGCATCTACGTGGGCAAGCAGGCCTTCACCCACTACGACTTCGACGTCTATGAGGACTACGACCGCGACTACGCGTTCGTCACCGTCTACAACGGCATCCTCTTCAACGGCGTCAAGCAGGTGGACCGCAGGGACTTCGAGCGCTTCACCGGCCCCAAGCGCCGCTGGGGCGGCCACTACTACATCCTGCTGTCGAAGGACGCAGGGCGCCTCGGCGACAACGTCGGCGGCCAGGGCTTCGCCTGGAACCAGCCCACCGGCAAGGCAGTCCGCGCCTTCGGCTACCCGGCGGCCCCGCAGCCCGACGGCGACAAGCCGTACAGCGGCGTGACGCCGAAGCACTGCTACGGCAAGACCACCGCCAAGATGGTCGGCGCCCCCTGGCTCAAGATCGAGGAGCACATCGGCCTCAAGTGCGCCGTGACCCCCGGTTTCGACGGCGGCTCGTGGCTCCTGAACTACAGCAACGGCAAGCGCCTGGGCTACGTCAACGGCGTGACCAGCACCTTCGCCGACCAGGACGGGAACGACCGCGTGGACTACATCACGTCGCCGTACTTCGACGGCGACACGGCGGCGGTGTACAACGCTGCCAAGAACGTGTGGTCCGGCAAGATCGTCGGCCCGAACGGCGAACTGTACAAGTAA
- a CDS encoding Fic family protein produces MERYLPWDEVRRRTPPAGLTHKQWWLGLKMARLGMRRDLPLADSAGAPFTYALPDEVLRGLEALNRDLSGRIGTPEPVANPLTRDRYLISSLIEEAITSSQLEGAATTYMVAKDMLRSGRKPQTVDELMIRNNYLVMRRIGELRNEPLTPALICDIQRMVTEGTLHNPAAAGRFQLPGEKRVVVADTYGEILHEPPPAEELPERIQRLCDFANGNSHTTYVPPVIRAVAVHFMLAYDHPFEDGNGRTARALFYWSMLNQGYWLTEFISISRILKNSPARYGRSFLHVEQDENDLTYFVIHQLDVLRRAIDDLHAYLDKKIAETREVQAYLARARKGAFNARQIALLAHAADHPSAEYTVASHAAGHQIVLQTARTDLRELEHRGLLTKVRRGRADAWIPVGDLASRLRTD; encoded by the coding sequence ATGGAGCGCTACCTGCCCTGGGACGAGGTTCGCCGTCGCACGCCGCCGGCCGGTCTGACGCACAAGCAGTGGTGGCTCGGCCTCAAGATGGCACGGCTCGGCATGCGACGGGATCTCCCTCTGGCGGACTCGGCCGGCGCGCCCTTCACCTACGCACTGCCGGATGAGGTGCTACGGGGCCTGGAGGCGCTCAACCGCGACCTGAGCGGCCGGATCGGCACGCCGGAGCCCGTTGCCAACCCGCTGACCCGCGACCGCTATCTCATCAGCTCACTGATCGAAGAGGCCATCACGTCCAGCCAGCTCGAAGGTGCCGCGACCACGTACATGGTGGCCAAGGACATGCTGCGCAGTGGCCGCAAGCCGCAGACGGTCGACGAGCTCATGATCCGCAACAACTACCTCGTCATGCGCCGCATCGGCGAGCTGCGCAACGAGCCCCTGACGCCTGCTCTCATCTGCGACATCCAGCGCATGGTCACCGAAGGCACCCTGCACAACCCGGCCGCCGCGGGCCGCTTCCAGCTGCCGGGCGAGAAACGCGTCGTGGTCGCCGACACCTACGGCGAGATCCTGCACGAGCCTCCCCCCGCCGAGGAACTGCCTGAGCGGATTCAACGATTGTGCGACTTCGCCAACGGCAACTCGCACACCACGTACGTGCCTCCGGTGATCAGGGCTGTGGCAGTGCATTTCATGCTGGCCTACGACCATCCGTTCGAGGACGGCAACGGGAGGACGGCACGCGCGCTGTTCTACTGGTCGATGCTCAATCAGGGCTATTGGCTCACCGAGTTCATCTCGATCTCCCGGATCCTGAAGAACTCACCCGCCCGCTACGGCCGCAGCTTCCTGCACGTCGAGCAGGACGAGAACGACCTCACCTACTTCGTCATCCACCAGCTCGACGTCCTACGCCGTGCCATCGACGACCTGCATGCCTACCTCGACAAAAAGATCGCCGAGACCCGCGAGGTCCAGGCCTATCTGGCCCGTGCCCGCAAGGGGGCCTTCAACGCCCGGCAGATCGCCCTTCTGGCGCATGCCGCGGACCATCCCAGCGCCGAGTACACCGTGGCTTCCCACGCCGCCGGCCACCAAATCGTGCTCCAGACGGCCAGAACCGACCTGCGCGAGCTGGAGCACCGCGGGCTACTCACTAAAGTCAGACGAGGGCGCGCCGATGCCTGGATACCGGTCGGCGACCTGGCGTCACGGCTGCGTACGGACTGA
- a CDS encoding DUF4097 family beta strand repeat-containing protein gives MQQWTIEAPEQLTFGPVESLDVRIVAGRLDVLASEGPPTLEVAEFESASPLMVTYDEDAKELIVAYKDLTWDGLLGWLRRDRRRTVLTITVPKGCSVNAGVVSAPAVVAGFEKMTQVRSVSAEIVLDGVSGDVSATTVSGAVESRAMAGDLAFKSVSGDLTVADGTPRRLRANTVSGRITADLALQPTGHVTLNSVSGDILVRLPENADADVRVRSTSGRLVSTFEELSTMSSPGTKTMSGRLGGGMASVSAITVSGEVTLLKGEKE, from the coding sequence ATGCAGCAGTGGACGATCGAGGCACCGGAACAGCTGACGTTCGGCCCAGTGGAGTCGCTCGACGTGCGGATCGTCGCCGGGCGGCTGGACGTGCTGGCCAGCGAGGGCCCGCCCACTCTCGAGGTCGCCGAGTTCGAGTCGGCCTCGCCGCTGATGGTGACCTATGACGAGGACGCCAAGGAGCTCATCGTCGCGTACAAGGACCTCACCTGGGACGGCCTGCTCGGCTGGCTGCGGCGCGACCGGCGCAGGACGGTCCTGACGATCACCGTGCCGAAGGGCTGCAGCGTCAACGCAGGCGTGGTGTCCGCGCCCGCCGTGGTGGCCGGGTTCGAGAAGATGACCCAGGTGAGGAGCGTGAGCGCGGAGATCGTGCTGGACGGGGTCAGCGGCGACGTCAGCGCCACGACCGTCTCGGGCGCGGTCGAAAGCCGGGCGATGGCCGGCGATCTGGCGTTCAAGAGCGTCTCAGGAGATCTGACCGTGGCCGACGGCACGCCGCGCCGGCTGCGGGCGAACACCGTCTCCGGCCGCATCACCGCGGATCTCGCGCTGCAACCCACGGGTCATGTCACGCTCAACAGCGTCTCCGGTGACATCCTGGTCAGACTGCCAGAGAACGCGGACGCGGACGTCAGGGTGCGTTCCACGTCCGGCAGGCTAGTGAGCACGTTCGAGGAATTGTCCACCATGAGCAGCCCAGGCACGAAAACGATGTCGGGGCGGCTGGGCGGCGGCATGGCCTCGGTGTCGGCGATCACGGTCTCCGGTGAGGTCACGCTGCTCAAGGGAGAGAAGGAATGA
- a CDS encoding trypsin-like serine peptidase: MISRARHLVAAALSSALLTLPAFTGVAHAGPAGAASAGATSAAAASAGATSAAAASAGAASAGAAPTAAVFSVPLAKTATDVQRVADYWKPDRLKKADSYSPATPGAAASPTSSAAASAAGPAAPLAASAKRTSAAQAAAPAMPRKSKVASTMGKVYFKFAEKEYWCSASAVAAKNRSVVSTAGHCAYDPRQAKPAEYWIFVPNPGPNGETPAGIYVGSSINMHEDWAGKGDYDYDYAFVTVHRGFTWATKNGQYVMEDVGRLQDNVGGLGLELNKKPATYTVAAFGYPAGAQPDGTHPYDGTKLRVCREGPTRWTVAPSLDLQKGVQLQACDFSPGASGGPWVIGYDKDRRIGSLNGVNSLTWNRDAKGLYDAVSSPHFDSATGEVYRRAAAQSTPGNVT, encoded by the coding sequence ATGATCTCCCGGGCAAGGCACTTGGTGGCGGCTGCGCTGAGCAGCGCGCTGCTGACGCTGCCTGCCTTCACGGGAGTCGCCCACGCGGGGCCCGCCGGCGCCGCGTCCGCCGGCGCCACGTCTGCCGCGGCCGCATCTGCCGGCGCCACGTCTGCCGCGGCCGCATCTGCCGGCGCCGCGTCTGCCGGGGCCGCGCCTACCGCCGCCGTCTTCTCCGTCCCGCTGGCCAAGACCGCGACGGACGTCCAGAGGGTCGCCGACTACTGGAAGCCGGACAGGCTCAAGAAGGCCGACAGCTACAGCCCCGCCACGCCGGGCGCCGCCGCCTCCCCGACCAGTTCCGCCGCCGCGTCCGCTGCCGGCCCCGCCGCGCCGCTCGCCGCGTCCGCCAAGCGCACCTCCGCCGCACAGGCCGCTGCGCCCGCGATGCCGCGCAAGAGCAAGGTCGCCAGCACCATGGGCAAGGTCTACTTCAAGTTCGCTGAGAAGGAATACTGGTGCTCCGCCAGCGCGGTCGCGGCCAAGAACCGCAGCGTGGTCTCCACCGCCGGGCACTGCGCGTACGACCCGCGGCAGGCCAAGCCGGCCGAATACTGGATCTTCGTCCCTAACCCCGGCCCCAATGGCGAGACGCCGGCCGGCATCTACGTGGGCTCGTCGATCAACATGCACGAGGACTGGGCGGGCAAGGGCGACTACGACTACGACTACGCGTTCGTGACCGTGCACCGCGGCTTCACCTGGGCGACCAAGAACGGCCAATACGTGATGGAGGACGTGGGCAGGCTCCAGGACAACGTGGGCGGCCTGGGACTCGAGCTGAACAAGAAGCCGGCCACGTACACGGTGGCCGCGTTCGGCTATCCGGCCGGCGCCCAGCCCGACGGCACCCACCCCTACGACGGCACGAAGCTGCGCGTGTGCCGCGAGGGCCCGACCCGCTGGACCGTGGCCCCCAGCCTCGACCTGCAGAAGGGCGTGCAGCTCCAAGCCTGCGACTTCAGCCCTGGCGCGAGCGGCGGCCCATGGGTGATCGGCTACGACAAGGACCGCAGGATCGGCAGCCTGAACGGCGTCAACAGCCTGACCTGGAACAGGGACGCAAAGGGCCTGTACGACGCGGTATCCTCCCCGCACTTCGACAGCGCCACGGGCGAGGTCTACCGACGCGCCGCCGCACAGTCCACTCCGGGAAATGTGACCTAA
- a CDS encoding type II toxin-antitoxin system VapC family toxin, with translation MRMLDTNVFVNAQRRDAEQHEQCLAVVTELLQGDEAYAVSDFALNGFIRVATDPRIPGSTSFDEAREFADTVRRQPHAVVVHAGPRHWEIFVKLCRKADARGKLIPDAYLAALAIEHGCEFVTCDRDFARFEGLRWRSPLN, from the coding sequence ATGAGGATGCTTGACACGAACGTGTTCGTCAACGCGCAGCGGCGGGACGCCGAGCAGCACGAGCAGTGCCTTGCCGTGGTCACGGAGCTCCTGCAGGGCGATGAGGCCTATGCCGTCAGCGACTTCGCGCTCAACGGCTTCATCCGCGTGGCAACCGATCCGCGCATTCCCGGCTCCACCTCGTTCGACGAAGCGCGGGAGTTCGCCGACACCGTCCGGCGCCAGCCGCATGCCGTCGTGGTGCACGCCGGTCCGCGCCACTGGGAGATCTTCGTCAAGCTGTGCCGCAAGGCCGACGCGCGCGGCAAGCTCATCCCTGACGCCTACCTCGCCGCACTCGCCATCGAGCACGGTTGTGAATTCGTAACCTGCGACAGGGACTTCGCCAGGTTCGAGGGCTTGCGCTGGCGGTCGCCGCTCAACTGA
- a CDS encoding zinc-binding dehydrogenase codes for MFAVTATQTDPDNPLAGLTLGEHPEPKAPDGWTTVSVRAAALNHHDLWTLKGVGIRQDRLPIVLGCDAAGVDEDGNEVIVHSVIGTGADETLDPKRTLLSEVYDGTFAERVAVPRRNLVPKPSALSFEEAACLPTAWLTAYRMLFDKAGLEPGSTVLVQGAGGGVATALIALGRAGGYRVWATSRSEAKRDRALQLGADQAFETGARLPERVDAVMETVGQATWDHSLKSLKPGGRIVVSGATSGAVPSADLNRVFFLQLSVVGSTMGTRDQLQRLAVFLEQTGLRPQIDRTLPLAQARDGFAAMEEGEIFGKIVFAV; via the coding sequence ATGTTCGCCGTAACCGCCACACAGACCGATCCCGACAACCCGCTCGCCGGACTCACGCTCGGGGAGCACCCGGAGCCCAAGGCGCCGGACGGATGGACGACCGTCTCCGTGCGGGCGGCCGCGCTCAACCACCACGACCTGTGGACGCTCAAAGGCGTCGGCATCAGGCAGGACCGGCTGCCGATCGTGCTCGGCTGCGACGCCGCCGGGGTGGACGAGGACGGCAACGAGGTCATCGTGCACTCCGTGATCGGCACGGGCGCGGACGAGACGCTCGATCCCAAGCGCACGCTGCTGTCGGAGGTGTATGACGGCACCTTCGCCGAGCGGGTGGCCGTGCCGCGCCGCAACCTCGTGCCCAAGCCGTCCGCGCTCAGCTTCGAGGAGGCCGCGTGCCTGCCGACGGCGTGGCTGACCGCGTACCGCATGTTGTTCGACAAGGCCGGCCTTGAGCCGGGCTCCACCGTGCTGGTGCAGGGCGCCGGCGGGGGCGTCGCCACCGCGCTGATCGCGCTCGGCCGGGCCGGCGGCTACCGGGTCTGGGCGACCAGCCGCTCCGAGGCCAAGCGTGATCGTGCGCTCCAGCTCGGCGCCGACCAGGCGTTCGAGACCGGCGCGCGGCTGCCCGAGCGGGTGGACGCGGTCATGGAGACCGTCGGCCAGGCCACCTGGGACCACTCGCTCAAGTCGCTCAAGCCCGGCGGGCGCATCGTCGTCAGCGGCGCCACCAGCGGCGCGGTCCCGTCCGCAGACCTCAACCGGGTCTTCTTCCTGCAGCTGTCGGTGGTCGGGTCCACGATGGGGACGCGTGACCAGCTCCAGCGCCTGGCCGTGTTCCTGGAGCAGACCGGGCTGCGGCCGCAGATCGACCGGACGCTGCCGCTCGCGCAGGCGCGGGACGGGTTCGCCGCGATGGAGGAAGGGGAGATCTTCGGAAAGATCGTTTTTGCGGTGTGA